CGAGCTGAAATGCGACAACAATCAACTCATCTCTCTTAACGTGCAGGGCTTAACCGCTTTGAAAAGTTTGGAGTGTTTCAACAATCGGCTTACCGCTCTTAACGTACAGGGCTTGCCGGCTTTGCAAGAGCTGGAATGCCGCAACAATGAGCTTACCGCTCTTAACCTGCGAGGCATGACCGCTTTGCAAGGTCTGAGGTGCGGCGGCAATAAGCTTACCGCTCTTAACGTGCAAAGCTTAACCGCTTTGCAAACGCTGCGGTGCAACGGCAACCTGTTTACCGAGCTTGACGTGCACGGCTTAACGGCTTTGCAAAATCTGTCCTGTAAAAACAATAAACTTGTCGCGCTCAACGTGCAAGGTTGTACCGCTTTGGAGGAACTGGAATGCGATGCCAATCAGCTTACCGAGCTTAAGGTACAAGGTTTAAGGGCTTTGCAAACGCTGCGCTGTTACGACAACCGTCTTACTTCTCTTGACGTGCACGGCTTAAGGGCTTTGAAAGAGCTGGAATGCAACGACAACCTGCTTGCGGCTCTTAATGCGCAAGGCTGTACCGCTTTGGAAAAGCTGCACTGCCGCAAAAATCAGCTTACTGTTCTTAACGTGCAAGGCTGTACCGCTTTAAAAGGGTTGGACTGTTTGATTAATAAGCTCGACGCACAAGCATTTACAAAGCTCTTTAGCGATTTACCGGCGCGGACAGGTTATGCGTACTGCTATCTGTACACCGAAGAAAAAGGTGTTTCAGAAGGCAACTGTAAAGATTTTACAAATCCTCCGGACTTGAAAGCAGCCTTTGAAAAGGCGAAAACCGAAAAAAAGTGGACGTTGCAGAAGTATGTGGGAAACGGAGTTTGGACTGAGATTTAATGTAATTAATGTGTAATGGGTACGTACAAAGTTCGGGGTTGCGTGAATCGGAGATGCGAGCGGCTATGTACGGTTTTTTCGGCACGGAGGTAAAAAAATGAATACGCGAAACGCCCTTTGTATCGCGGCGCTTGCATTTATTTTGAGCATGCTTGGCTGTGTACCGCCTTCCGATCCTTCAGCGTCTCATATTACGATTACCGTACGCGGAGGAAAACACGTACGTATTATAAAAAATTCTTTTACCGTACCGGCGGGTCTTACATGGGCCGGTATTCTTGCATATGCGGATGGGTGCGTAAATTATGACGATAGCTGGGAGTTTAGTCTTTGGCGGATCGGGAACGAAACGGGACCGGAATTAAACGGTTATTATCAAGATATCTCCGTTAATGAGGATACGACCGTCTATGTTCAAGCGCAGGAAGCCGCACAGAAAATCGAAGACGGCATTTCGCTCATCCTGCATCCCGATGTATTGGCCAATCCCGATAGGGGAATTAAAATTACGGTGGTGACCGCCGATAAATCGCCTATCAAAGTAGAAGGCTTCAAATGGAAAAAACAACTGACGGCAGAAGAAGCGGCAGCGGAAGAATTGTATCTGTATCCGGAACGTACAAAGGTTACGATTCGGGCAAAAAACATTACGGAATTCTATGTCGGACGCTGGAACATTGAAGGGCAGTACGGCGATTATTATCCTAATCATATTACCGGCATCAATGTACGGGGCTGTCCTTCTTTGAAAAAACTTGACTGCAGTTGTAATCTGCTTACCTCTCTCGACGTACAGGGTCTGAAAGATTTGGAGGAACTGCATTGTCAGGAAAATAACCTCACGTCTTTGGACGTGCAGGGGTTGTCCAAGCTCCGGGTTCTCGGCTGTACTCGGAATCGGATCGGAGCGCTCGATGTACAGGGATTGCGTTCTTTAAAGCAGCTCGACTGCAACGGTAATCGGATTAAAGCGCTCAACGTGCGGGGCTTGCCTTTGGAACTTCTCTATTGCGCTTCCAACGGCATCGATTCCCTCGACGTGCAGGGTTTGCCGCTCAAAAAACTCTACTGTCCGGGAAACGATCTTACCGTACTCGACGCGCAGGGTTTGCGCTCTTTGGACTACTTGGCGTGCGACGGAAACGAGCTCACGCAGCTCAATGTGCAGGGCTGCTCTTCTTTGAGGCAGCTTATCTGCCGCGACAATCGGCTTACTTCGCTCAATGTCCAAGGCTTGCGTATATTGGAATACATGGACTGCAAAAGAAATCCGCTTACGTCCCTTGATGTGAGAAACCTCGGTGCTTTGAAGACGCTTGATTGCAGTGAGAGCCGGCTTGCGTTTTTGAATGTGGAAAATTGCGCTGCTTTGGAAGAACTGCATTGTGAAGATAACCGTTTAGCTTCGCTCGATGCAGGCGGATTGAGTGCTTTGAAAAAGCTCCATTGCTACAGCAACTTTTTAAATGCGGACGCTTTTATAAAAATCTTTACCGCGCTGCCGGAACGGCCTGCAACCGGTAACGGGGAATGCTGGCTTTTTACCGAAAGACCGAACAGCACCGAAGGTAACTGCAGGGATTTTACTTCCCCCCAGGCATTAAAAGACGCGTTTGTTGCGGCAAAAGATAAAAAGCACTGGAAGATGTATAAATACAATAAAAACGGAAATCAGGATTCGGCGGGTTAAGGGGGTCTGCGTTTACTCGGTAGAAATTACTGTTTTCCGCCGGTTCGGCGATTTGATGTCGCTCCGTTGCATTCGGTTACAATCCCTCTTTTTTCGCAGCGTTCCAAAACGCATCTTCGTCTTGCAAGTGATCGCTGTCCATCGGAATGCCGGCCTCTGTCATCCGCTCTTCGACGTACGCAAAGCGCCTGTAAAACTTGCGGTTCGCTCTGTCCATCGCGGTTTCGGGATCGATACCTGAGTGCCGCATATAATTGACGACGGCAAAGAGGAGGTCGCCGAATTCTTCTTCGAGGTGCAGCGCCGCGCGTTCGGCCCGGCTCATG
This Treponema socranskii subsp. buccale DNA region includes the following protein-coding sequences:
- a CDS encoding leucine-rich repeat domain-containing protein encodes the protein MKTIFFVASVLALFVMTACKDPSDGTGTLPEAPLVEGGVSFILSPDKRTITVKVKTAVGNVTVEGCEETMLTSDTEAELHAQGTRVTLKGDITELKCDNNQLISLNVQGLTALKSLECFNNRLTALNVQGLPALQELECRNNELTALNLRGMTALQGLRCGGNKLTALNVQSLTALQTLRCNGNLFTELDVHGLTALQNLSCKNNKLVALNVQGCTALEELECDANQLTELKVQGLRALQTLRCYDNRLTSLDVHGLRALKELECNDNLLAALNAQGCTALEKLHCRKNQLTVLNVQGCTALKGLDCLINKLDAQAFTKLFSDLPARTGYAYCYLYTEEKGVSEGNCKDFTNPPDLKAAFEKAKTEKKWTLQKYVGNGVWTEI
- a CDS encoding leucine-rich repeat domain-containing protein — protein: MNTRNALCIAALAFILSMLGCVPPSDPSASHITITVRGGKHVRIIKNSFTVPAGLTWAGILAYADGCVNYDDSWEFSLWRIGNETGPELNGYYQDISVNEDTTVYVQAQEAAQKIEDGISLILHPDVLANPDRGIKITVVTADKSPIKVEGFKWKKQLTAEEAAAEELYLYPERTKVTIRAKNITEFYVGRWNIEGQYGDYYPNHITGINVRGCPSLKKLDCSCNLLTSLDVQGLKDLEELHCQENNLTSLDVQGLSKLRVLGCTRNRIGALDVQGLRSLKQLDCNGNRIKALNVRGLPLELLYCASNGIDSLDVQGLPLKKLYCPGNDLTVLDAQGLRSLDYLACDGNELTQLNVQGCSSLRQLICRDNRLTSLNVQGLRILEYMDCKRNPLTSLDVRNLGALKTLDCSESRLAFLNVENCAALEELHCEDNRLASLDAGGLSALKKLHCYSNFLNADAFIKIFTALPERPATGNGECWLFTERPNSTEGNCRDFTSPQALKDAFVAAKDKKHWKMYKYNKNGNQDSAG